A single Pseudoalteromonas phenolica DNA region contains:
- a CDS encoding substrate-binding periplasmic protein produces the protein MKIKLLLKFFIIFFLAAAKVDAKESLRYNLAASESWYPYYIPDEKEPGILGELIPLILKKADIHGIELRFPPKRTIYAMENGLLDFDVVSPVWFAGGDAGEQFIFSKSLIGIEEFYASLAGINLGPMVYKEEVGTILGYYYFDDNTFTRIDFASEKELVMALQKRRVDRVLIGDLPAKYWADKLNVSIRLDQLHTRGELKIRLNKSKAHLLPVINKAITELQQTGKIEKIVSKYTVKQS, from the coding sequence TTGAAAATTAAATTATTGTTGAAGTTTTTTATTATCTTTTTTTTAGCTGCTGCAAAGGTTGATGCAAAAGAGTCGTTAAGATACAACTTAGCAGCCTCAGAATCATGGTACCCTTATTATATCCCTGATGAAAAAGAGCCTGGTATTTTAGGTGAATTAATACCTCTAATTTTAAAAAAAGCAGACATCCATGGCATAGAGTTAAGGTTTCCGCCAAAAAGAACTATTTATGCAATGGAAAATGGTTTGCTCGATTTTGATGTCGTCTCGCCTGTTTGGTTTGCAGGCGGAGATGCTGGTGAGCAATTTATTTTTTCAAAAAGTCTAATAGGTATTGAGGAATTCTACGCTAGTCTTGCTGGCATTAACCTAGGACCCATGGTTTATAAAGAAGAAGTTGGCACGATATTAGGTTACTACTATTTTGATGATAATACATTTACACGTATTGACTTTGCATCAGAGAAAGAGCTTGTTATGGCTTTGCAAAAGAGGAGAGTAGATAGGGTGTTAATTGGTGATTTACCAGCAAAATATTGGGCAGACAAACTGAATGTGTCTATTAGGCTCGATCAACTTCATACTAGAGGTGAGTTAAAAATTAGGTTAAATAAATCGAAAGCTCACTTACTGCCTGTTATTAATAAAGCCATTACCGAGCTTCAACAAACTGGCAAAATTGAAAAAATAGTCAGCAAGTACACAGTCAAACAAAGTTAA
- the mmsB gene encoding 3-hydroxyisobutyrate dehydrogenase: protein MAKIGFIGLGNMGGPMAINLVKAGHEVRVFDLSPDAIATLVEVGATAVNAVEEVCDNADFVVSMLPAGKHVKAIYTGENGLINHLDKNTLVIDCSTIDAESAQYVGKALGEAGIKFVDAPVSGGVAGAAAGTLTFIVGGSTACFELANIILPNMGKNIYHAGDIGAGQVAKICNNMLLSILMAGTSEALQMGIDHGLDPKVLSEIMLNSSGRNWTLELYNPCPDVLENVPSSNGYKPGFMVDLMAKDLGLAQQAAQQTNSATPMGALAKNLYNLMQNQGKGAEDFSAIFKLYSEK, encoded by the coding sequence ATGGCAAAAATTGGATTTATCGGTTTAGGAAATATGGGCGGCCCTATGGCCATCAATTTGGTAAAAGCGGGCCACGAAGTACGCGTTTTTGATTTAAGTCCAGACGCAATCGCAACCCTTGTTGAAGTCGGTGCAACAGCTGTAAACGCAGTAGAAGAAGTCTGCGATAACGCTGATTTTGTTGTCAGCATGTTACCTGCAGGCAAGCATGTAAAAGCGATTTACACTGGCGAAAATGGCCTAATTAACCATTTAGATAAAAACACCTTAGTCATTGATTGTTCAACAATTGATGCTGAATCAGCACAATATGTTGGTAAAGCACTTGGCGAAGCGGGTATTAAATTTGTAGATGCACCGGTTTCTGGTGGTGTTGCAGGTGCTGCAGCTGGCACGCTAACCTTTATTGTGGGTGGTTCAACGGCGTGCTTTGAATTAGCGAATATTATACTGCCTAACATGGGTAAAAATATTTACCATGCAGGTGACATTGGTGCAGGGCAAGTAGCGAAGATCTGTAACAATATGCTGTTAAGTATACTTATGGCAGGGACCAGTGAAGCGCTACAGATGGGTATAGACCATGGTCTAGATCCAAAAGTGCTGAGTGAGATTATGCTTAACAGCTCAGGTCGTAACTGGACGTTAGAGCTTTATAATCCTTGTCCAGATGTACTTGAGAATGTTCCGAGTTCAAATGGCTATAAGCCGGGCTTTATGGTGGACTTAATGGCCAAAGATTTAGGTTTAGCTCAGCAAGCTGCGCAACAAACTAACTCGGCAACACCTATGGGCGCTTTGGCGAAAAACCTTTACAACCTGATGCAAAATCAAGGTAAAGGTGCCGAAGACTTTAGCGCAATCTTTAAACTTTATAGTGAAAAATAG
- a CDS encoding SDR family oxidoreductase, with protein MDIKNKTVVITGGAQGLGFAMATQMAELGANLALVDMQDEVLAEAKAELVKLDVKVETYVANVSIETEVETVFNNIVSDFGAVHVLINNAGILRDGLLLKAKDGVVTAKMELSQFQSVIDVNLTGVFLCGREAAAKMVESGEGGVIVNMSSVARAGNMGQTNYAAAKAGVVAMTTTWAKELGRFGIRVGAIAPGVIRTKMTDAMKPEAKERLVKMKPVGRLGEAEEIAHTAKYIIENDFFTGRVVEVDGGIRL; from the coding sequence ATGGACATTAAAAATAAAACAGTTGTCATTACTGGTGGTGCGCAAGGCTTAGGTTTTGCGATGGCCACACAAATGGCAGAACTAGGCGCTAACCTTGCTTTGGTTGATATGCAAGATGAAGTATTAGCAGAGGCAAAAGCTGAATTGGTTAAGCTTGATGTTAAAGTTGAAACCTATGTGGCTAACGTAAGCATTGAGACTGAGGTTGAAACGGTTTTCAACAATATCGTTAGTGATTTCGGTGCCGTACATGTACTGATCAATAACGCCGGCATTCTTCGCGATGGTCTGCTTTTAAAAGCAAAAGATGGCGTAGTGACTGCGAAAATGGAATTATCACAATTCCAATCTGTTATTGACGTTAACTTAACTGGTGTTTTCCTATGCGGCCGAGAAGCAGCTGCAAAAATGGTTGAAAGCGGTGAAGGTGGTGTCATTGTTAATATGTCGAGCGTAGCTCGTGCTGGTAATATGGGCCAAACAAATTACGCTGCTGCTAAAGCGGGTGTGGTTGCCATGACAACGACATGGGCGAAAGAGCTTGGTCGTTTTGGTATTCGTGTCGGTGCAATTGCACCGGGAGTGATCCGTACTAAAATGACAGATGCGATGAAACCTGAAGCGAAAGAACGTTTGGTTAAGATGAAACCTGTCGGTCGTTTAGGTGAAGCAGAAGAAATTGCTCATACAGCAAAATACATCATTGAAAATGACTTTTTCACAGGTCGCGTCGTCGAAGTTGATGGTGGAATTCGACTTTAA
- a CDS encoding enoyl-CoA hydratase/isomerase family protein, with the protein MAKLQLLNQADAPVVFELADCDNGKKVAFATLNVPKALNALNLDMIRLLAPQLTEWANDDAIALVVLKGHGEKAFCAGGDVVSLYKAMAANDGNNHIETFFSEEYTLDYQIHTYEKPILLWGNGIIMGGGLGLMAGASHRVVTETARIAMPEITIGLYPDVGGSYFLNKMPVGVGLFLGLTGASINARDAQFVGLADHFVNAELYGEVLASLLGTDWKNSAEYNHGLLSEMLHSLQSQSSNEPASEIEPLQCVLAELESHDSLESQIDAILSLDTTDNKWLSRAQKSLQHGSPLSAKLVSEQLKRAKGLSLADCFRLELGMSVAAGEFGEFQEGVRALLIDKDGAPNWQFENTQSVTDDAINAFFKARWSEHPLQGL; encoded by the coding sequence ATGGCAAAATTACAGTTATTAAACCAAGCAGATGCGCCAGTCGTATTTGAGTTGGCTGACTGTGATAATGGCAAAAAGGTGGCGTTTGCCACCTTAAATGTGCCAAAAGCACTGAATGCACTCAACTTAGATATGATCCGTTTGTTAGCCCCTCAGCTAACCGAATGGGCGAATGACGATGCCATCGCCTTAGTGGTTTTAAAAGGTCATGGTGAAAAAGCGTTTTGCGCTGGTGGCGATGTAGTTAGCTTATACAAAGCAATGGCTGCAAATGATGGCAATAACCACATAGAAACCTTCTTCAGCGAAGAATATACACTAGATTATCAAATCCACACTTATGAAAAGCCTATCTTACTTTGGGGTAACGGCATCATTATGGGTGGTGGCTTAGGTCTAATGGCAGGTGCTAGTCACCGTGTTGTGACAGAAACAGCCCGTATTGCCATGCCTGAGATCACAATTGGCCTTTACCCAGATGTCGGTGGCAGCTATTTCTTAAATAAGATGCCGGTGGGTGTTGGATTATTCTTAGGTCTGACAGGCGCGTCAATTAATGCCAGAGATGCTCAATTTGTCGGTCTGGCAGATCATTTTGTCAATGCCGAGCTCTACGGTGAAGTGCTAGCGAGCTTGCTGGGTACAGACTGGAAAAACAGTGCTGAGTACAATCATGGCTTGTTGTCTGAAATGTTACATTCACTTCAAAGCCAATCGAGTAACGAGCCAGCAAGTGAGATTGAACCACTACAATGTGTATTAGCAGAGCTCGAATCTCACGACAGCTTAGAGTCGCAAATTGATGCCATTTTGTCTCTTGATACAACGGATAACAAATGGTTATCTCGCGCGCAAAAATCACTTCAACATGGCTCACCATTAAGTGCAAAGCTTGTTAGCGAGCAATTGAAACGCGCAAAAGGTTTGAGTTTAGCTGATTGCTTTAGATTAGAGCTGGGTATGTCAGTAGCAGCGGGTGAATTTGGTGAATTCCAGGAAGGTGTGCGAGCTTTGTTAATCGATAAAGATGGCGCACCGAACTGGCAGTTTGAAAATACACAAAGTGTGACAGATGACGCGATTAACGCTTTTTTTAAAGCGCGTTGGTCAGAGCATCCACTTCAAGGTTTGTAA
- a CDS encoding methyl-accepting chemotaxis protein codes for MLDQTAHNFAVERGLTAGYLASGGKGKARLTEQRKKADKAKQELKILVDKELDYFPKSTQLIMNDLLQHFKSLQEIRKKVDLRERQSGAFDFYSEINKYALDAASTFSNYIDDSDATKSMKSLIAILWMKERAGQERGLLNGVFNRGTISLTQLSNLALFQNDQLKQIDFIKQLLDPNLYQSQFSSLDNLNKEVEPYRLFVYERLNNGNLNFTGRDNSNWFVDASSRIKSIKNIADKKSKFISDYAHASKTKALSFLIIAFIACLVIVYLMTTFASKVAKSLNNGLLNLSNIINQVNRDFDFSRSISTDLNDELGQATRSFNGFLNELNSVNKEIQSVMKCVTHGDFSQRVNYPCKGDMLLLKQGINNSSNTLQNTMDALDEIMSGLSKGDFTVRMSASVKGPLRAKVDSSIETIDAAIKEIASCMTQLQNGNFSGRILSEQKGALNDLKVSFNSSMTSLENAMNEISDSLVSQKDGEFNKRIKGSYNGRLLQLKNTFNESSENIEKFVGDIEKLFLQLQRGEYSSRIKSKYKGRLEALQNNVNKSLEKLEGAILNIVQVSVHQSEGELSSRVVGEYSGHLAKLQRAMNLSSDRIEEILNELASVVENIKIGRFDKQIQGDMHGQYAVLKADMNEMLALLNDAMDEIQVSSELQQQGALYHQIDKSFPGDLNKICSAINASSSELKSVFSDINNSAEHTLALCSDQMQFASDISKRSTEQAVALEEIAASMEQMSSSVNETAEQSLIVTKQMQDSKEIAEDAMEVMKDSLEVVQSMRDSSREIAQITIMIDEIAFQTNLLALNASVEAARAGEQGKGFSVVASEVRELAQRSADAAKKIKELVSENIDKVELSFNSSQDSHIRLESILANISEANTMMNNLNDATMQQSASITEVNSAVGNLDRSTQQNTSMLEQMSQDMSKLEGSTIDVSDRLKFFKLRKD; via the coding sequence GTGTTAGATCAAACTGCCCACAACTTTGCCGTTGAGAGGGGATTGACCGCAGGTTATCTTGCCAGTGGTGGAAAGGGAAAGGCTAGATTAACTGAACAGAGGAAAAAAGCGGACAAAGCAAAACAAGAACTAAAGATTCTGGTCGATAAAGAGCTAGATTATTTCCCTAAATCAACTCAATTGATCATGAATGATCTGCTACAACATTTTAAGTCATTGCAAGAAATCAGAAAGAAAGTTGATCTTAGAGAAAGACAATCTGGTGCATTCGATTTTTATTCTGAGATTAATAAATATGCCTTAGACGCTGCAAGCACTTTCTCGAACTATATAGATGATTCAGATGCTACTAAAAGTATGAAGAGCCTCATTGCAATACTTTGGATGAAAGAGCGTGCAGGGCAAGAAAGGGGACTTTTAAATGGCGTTTTCAATCGAGGCACTATTTCGCTAACTCAACTCTCGAATTTAGCCCTTTTTCAGAACGACCAACTTAAACAAATTGATTTTATAAAACAATTATTAGACCCAAACTTATACCAATCTCAATTTTCTAGCCTTGATAATCTAAATAAAGAAGTAGAACCTTATCGGTTATTTGTCTACGAACGTCTAAATAACGGTAATTTAAACTTTACAGGGCGTGATAATTCAAATTGGTTTGTGGATGCAAGCTCTAGAATAAAGTCTATAAAAAACATAGCAGACAAAAAATCCAAGTTTATTAGTGACTACGCTCATGCTTCAAAAACTAAAGCGCTATCATTCCTAATTATTGCCTTCATAGCTTGTTTAGTTATTGTTTATCTTATGACTACGTTTGCGTCTAAAGTGGCAAAAAGTCTTAACAATGGTTTGCTAAATCTAAGCAATATTATTAACCAGGTTAACCGAGATTTTGATTTTTCGAGATCAATTTCAACTGATTTGAATGATGAACTTGGACAAGCAACACGTTCTTTTAATGGCTTTCTTAACGAACTGAACTCAGTTAATAAAGAAATTCAATCTGTGATGAAGTGTGTAACCCATGGTGATTTTAGTCAAAGAGTAAACTACCCATGTAAAGGTGACATGTTGTTATTAAAGCAAGGAATTAACAATAGCAGTAATACACTTCAAAATACTATGGATGCGTTAGATGAAATAATGAGTGGACTCTCAAAAGGTGATTTCACGGTTAGAATGTCTGCAAGTGTAAAGGGGCCACTCAGAGCTAAAGTAGATAGTTCGATAGAAACAATCGATGCAGCGATTAAGGAGATAGCCTCATGTATGACTCAGCTGCAAAATGGAAATTTCTCAGGGCGAATTTTGTCAGAACAAAAAGGTGCGTTAAATGATTTAAAAGTATCGTTTAATTCCAGTATGACATCTCTTGAAAATGCGATGAATGAAATTTCAGATTCGTTGGTGTCGCAAAAAGATGGTGAGTTCAACAAGCGAATTAAAGGTAGTTACAATGGCCGTTTATTACAACTTAAAAATACTTTTAATGAATCGTCCGAAAACATTGAAAAATTTGTAGGTGATATTGAAAAGCTATTCTTGCAACTTCAAAGAGGTGAATACTCTTCTAGAATTAAAAGTAAATATAAAGGCCGATTAGAGGCACTTCAAAATAATGTTAATAAGTCTCTCGAAAAACTTGAAGGTGCAATTCTCAACATCGTACAGGTTTCTGTTCACCAAAGTGAGGGAGAGTTAAGCTCTCGTGTTGTGGGAGAATATTCAGGGCACTTGGCAAAATTACAGCGAGCGATGAACCTTTCTAGTGATAGGATTGAAGAAATTCTAAATGAGTTAGCAAGTGTTGTTGAGAATATAAAAATAGGACGTTTTGACAAACAGATTCAAGGGGATATGCATGGTCAATATGCTGTTTTAAAAGCTGATATGAACGAAATGCTCGCTTTGTTGAATGATGCTATGGATGAAATACAAGTATCTTCTGAGTTACAACAACAAGGTGCTTTATATCATCAAATAGATAAAAGTTTTCCTGGAGATCTCAATAAAATATGTTCGGCAATTAATGCCTCATCCAGTGAATTAAAAAGTGTTTTCTCCGATATTAATAACTCAGCAGAACATACTCTTGCACTTTGTTCTGACCAGATGCAGTTTGCTTCTGATATTTCAAAGCGTAGTACTGAGCAAGCAGTAGCACTTGAAGAAATTGCTGCTTCTATGGAACAGATGTCATCTAGTGTAAATGAGACAGCAGAGCAAAGTTTAATAGTTACAAAACAGATGCAAGATTCGAAAGAAATTGCTGAAGACGCAATGGAAGTCATGAAAGATTCTTTAGAAGTGGTTCAAAGTATGAGGGACTCAAGTCGAGAAATAGCACAGATAACAATCATGATAGATGAGATTGCGTTTCAGACTAACCTGCTCGCACTGAATGCATCGGTTGAAGCTGCAAGAGCAGGAGAGCAAGGGAAAGGGTTCTCTGTGGTTGCTAGTGAAGTTCGCGAGTTGGCTCAGCGCTCTGCAGATGCGGCTAAAAAAATTAAAGAACTGGTATCAGAAAATATAGATAAAGTGGAGCTCAGTTTTAATAGTTCCCAAGACTCTCATATACGTTTAGAAAGCATTTTAGCGAATATCTCTGAAGCGAATACCATGATGAATAACTTAAATGATGCGACAATGCAACAAAGCGCAAGTATTACTGAAGTAAATTCAGCGGTTGGAAACCTTGATAGATCTACTCAGCAAAATACATCTATGTTGGAACAAATGTCGCAGGATATGTCTAAGTTAGAAGGTTCAACAATAGACGTGAGTGACCGTCTAAAGTTTTTTAAATTAAGAAAAGATTGA
- a CDS encoding DUF3083 family protein, whose translation MASSSSNRVYIPTNARNNQYILAEFKPSDEFVSSFDNIDSCYERIARKLFLACEENGLYNVHMIANDKLPITRFHEESYCLQTEKQMLFFYNPKYHEAHKSYWQQGVRAKKVRLLFLATGDELRANAANFHNKVQKTLHELKINLGVENTFKIRDHQHLTYDLFARVKGHKETYGYKLRSLYPRYEARKCSIPQDHSEMTYVTFNIPVTRALKTQFKHLLEDEHYTQFYTFIEDKFFSACGYKQISQAAFVADGRLPLVRNSKIDRSSQNSELQKLSFDVCAEQTQLKAYWNKNQLVDTLHFVVVAKASDNKDVGYGKFMNNVESMIRSLSQTLELSAQKQALNVRFFQHISYYA comes from the coding sequence ATGGCATCTAGTAGTTCTAACAGAGTTTATATTCCAACAAACGCAAGAAATAACCAATATATTCTTGCTGAATTCAAACCAAGTGATGAGTTTGTTTCAAGTTTCGATAATATTGATAGTTGTTATGAGCGCATTGCACGAAAGCTATTTTTGGCTTGTGAAGAAAATGGCTTGTATAACGTTCATATGATTGCCAATGATAAGTTGCCTATCACCCGTTTTCATGAAGAGTCTTATTGCCTTCAAACAGAAAAACAAATGTTATTTTTCTATAATCCTAAATATCATGAAGCACACAAATCATATTGGCAACAGGGCGTTCGGGCCAAAAAAGTAAGACTACTCTTTTTAGCAACTGGCGATGAACTCAGAGCAAATGCTGCAAATTTTCACAATAAAGTTCAAAAGACGCTTCATGAATTGAAAATTAATTTAGGTGTTGAAAATACATTTAAAATCAGAGACCACCAGCATTTAACTTATGATTTATTTGCTCGCGTTAAAGGTCATAAAGAAACATACGGATACAAACTAAGAAGCCTTTATCCACGCTATGAAGCAAGAAAGTGCAGCATTCCCCAAGATCACAGCGAAATGACTTATGTTACTTTTAATATTCCTGTGACAAGAGCATTAAAAACTCAATTTAAACATTTATTAGAAGACGAGCATTACACGCAATTTTATACCTTTATCGAAGACAAGTTTTTTAGTGCGTGTGGTTACAAACAAATCAGCCAAGCTGCCTTTGTTGCCGATGGGCGTTTACCCCTTGTTAGAAATAGTAAAATTGATAGATCTTCACAAAACAGTGAGTTACAAAAATTAAGTTTTGATGTGTGCGCTGAGCAAACACAACTTAAAGCGTACTGGAATAAAAACCAATTGGTAGATACATTGCACTTTGTTGTAGTTGCCAAGGCGAGTGATAACAAAGATGTAGGGTACGGTAAATTTATGAATAATGTTGAGTCAATGATTCGGAGTTTATCTCAGACGCTAGAGCTGTCTGCACAAAAACAAGCTTTGAATGTTCGCTTCTTCCAGCATATAAGCTATTACGCGTAA
- the glnS gene encoding glutamine--tRNA ligase: MAETENRPTNFIRNIIDADLANGKHQSTHTRFPPEPNGFLHIGHAKSICLNFGIAQDYQGLCNLRFDDTNPEKEDINYVKSIQEDVSWLGFNWDGEICYSSNYFDKLHGYAVELIEKGLAYVCFLSPDEAREYRGTLTEPGKNSPYRDTSVEENLALFEKMRNGEFKEGECVLRAKIDMASSFMVLRDPIIYRIRFAHHHQTGDKWCIYPMYDFTHCISDALEGITHSLCTLEFQDNRRLYDWVLDNISLECHPQQIEFSRLNLEYTVMSKRKLNDLVVENHVDGWDDPRMPTIAGLRRRGYTPASIREFCKRIGITKQDNMVEMGMLEACIRDDLNNNAPRAMAVIDPVRIVIENFEDGKVEQLVAPNHPSEESMGTRELPFTKELFIEREDFRVEANKKFKRLVLGKEVRLRNAYVIKAERIEEDAEGNITTIFCSYDPDTLGKNPADGRKVKGVIHWVSATHCVEAEVRQYDRLFNVPNPAAAESFVETLNPDSLTVIKSAKLEPSLAQAAVEQGFQFERLGYYCRDNKEEGLVFNQTVGLRDSWAKIEQA; the protein is encoded by the coding sequence ATGGCGGAAACAGAAAATCGCCCAACTAACTTTATTCGAAATATCATTGATGCTGATTTAGCAAATGGCAAGCATCAATCTACTCATACACGTTTTCCACCAGAGCCAAATGGTTTTCTCCATATTGGTCATGCGAAATCTATTTGTTTAAACTTCGGCATTGCTCAAGATTACCAAGGTTTATGTAACTTACGTTTTGATGACACAAACCCAGAAAAAGAAGACATCAACTACGTTAAGTCTATTCAAGAAGATGTATCATGGTTAGGTTTTAACTGGGATGGTGAAATTTGCTATTCATCTAATTACTTCGACAAGCTTCACGGCTACGCAGTTGAACTTATCGAAAAAGGTTTAGCATATGTATGTTTCTTATCGCCTGATGAAGCGCGTGAATATCGCGGCACATTAACAGAGCCTGGGAAAAATAGTCCTTACAGAGACACATCAGTTGAAGAAAACTTAGCTTTATTTGAAAAAATGCGTAATGGTGAGTTCAAAGAGGGCGAATGTGTTCTTAGGGCTAAGATTGATATGGCTAGTTCATTCATGGTACTACGCGATCCTATTATCTACCGTATCCGCTTTGCACATCACCACCAAACAGGTGATAAGTGGTGCATTTACCCTATGTATGACTTCACTCATTGTATTTCTGATGCGTTAGAAGGTATTACACATTCACTATGTACGCTTGAGTTCCAAGATAATCGCCGTCTTTATGACTGGGTTTTAGATAACATCTCTCTAGAGTGTCATCCACAACAGATCGAATTTTCTCGCTTAAACCTTGAATACACGGTTATGTCAAAGCGTAAGCTAAATGATTTAGTTGTTGAGAATCATGTTGATGGTTGGGACGACCCGCGTATGCCTACTATCGCAGGTCTTCGTCGTCGTGGTTACACACCAGCTTCAATTCGTGAGTTCTGTAAGCGTATCGGTATCACTAAGCAAGATAACATGGTTGAAATGGGCATGTTAGAAGCCTGTATTCGTGATGACCTAAACAATAATGCACCACGTGCGATGGCAGTTATCGACCCTGTACGTATTGTGATAGAAAATTTCGAAGACGGTAAAGTTGAGCAATTAGTTGCACCAAACCATCCTTCAGAAGAATCTATGGGCACCCGTGAATTACCATTTACGAAAGAGTTATTCATTGAGCGTGAAGATTTCCGCGTTGAAGCGAATAAGAAGTTCAAACGTCTAGTGCTTGGCAAAGAAGTACGTTTACGTAATGCTTATGTTATAAAAGCTGAACGTATTGAAGAAGATGCTGAGGGTAATATCACAACTATCTTCTGTAGTTACGACCCTGATACACTTGGCAAAAACCCAGCTGATGGCCGTAAAGTTAAAGGTGTTATTCACTGGGTATCGGCAACACACTGTGTAGAAGCTGAAGTGCGTCAGTATGACAGATTGTTCAATGTACCAAATCCAGCAGCAGCTGAGTCGTTTGTTGAAACGCTTAACCCTGACTCACTCACTGTGATTAAGTCGGCTAAACTTGAGCCGTCTTTAGCTCAAGCAGCCGTTGAACAAGGCTTCCAATTTGAGCGTTTAGGGTATTATTGCCGCGACAATAAAGAAGAAGGTCTTGTATTCAACCAAACGGTTGGTTTAAGAGATTCTTGGGCTAAAATAGAACAAGCTTAA